From the genome of Pseudomonas mohnii:
GGAAATTCCACCACCCTCTACCATACTCTAGCTTGTCAGTTTTGAATGCAGTTCCCAGGTTGAGCCCGGGGCTTTCACATCCAACTTAACAAACCACCTACGCGCGCTTTACGCCCAGTAATTCCGATTAACGCTTGCACCCTCTGTATTACCGCGGCTGCTGGCACAGAGTTAGCCGGTGCTTATTCTGTCGGTAACGTCAAAATTGCAGAGTATTAATCTACAACCCTTCCTCCCAACTTAAAGTGCTTTACAATCCGAAGACCTTCTTCACACACGCGGCATGGCTGGATCAGGCTTTCGCCCATTGTCCAATATTCCCCACTGCTGCCTCCCGTAGGAGTCTGGACCGTGTCTCAGTTCCAGTGTGACTGATCATCCTCTCAGACCAGTTACGGATCGTCGCCTTGGTGAGCCATTACCTCACCAACTAGCTAATCCGACCTAGGCTCATCTGATAGCGCAAGGCCCGAAGGTCCCCTGCTTTCTCCCGTAGGACGTATGCGGTATTAGCGTCCCTTTCGAGACGTTGTCCCCCACTACCAGGCAGATTCCTAGGCATTACTCACCCGTCCGCCGCTGAATCAGAGAGCAAGCTCTCTTCATCCGCTCGACTTGCATGTGTTAGGCCTGCCGCCAGCGTTCAATCTGAGCCATGATCAAACTCTTCAGTTCAAACATCTTTGGGTTTTGAGAAAACCCTAAACTTGGCTCAGCAATCGTTGGTTACATCTTTGATTTCTCGCGGAGTAACTTGTGATGCTGATAATCTGTTGACTAGCAGTCTGACTCCACAAGCACCCACACGAATTGCTTGATTCAGTTGTTAAAGAGCGGTTGGTTAAGATCTTTCGTCTCAACCGAGGCGCACATTCTACAGCAGCCTCATTTGCTGTCAAGTGATTATTTTCAGAAGTTTTCAAGGATTCCTTAACAACTTCAACCACTTGCGCTTTCGATCTCTCGTCAGCGGGAGGCGAATTCTACAGCGTTACTCGCTGCTGTCAACACCTCTTTTTCAACTTCCTTTTGACTTCGATGACCTGAAGCAACCTGCTGCCGAAAACTTCGTAACTCATTGTTTATCAAGGAGTTTTCTGTTTCGACTGCGCCGGAAGTGGGGCGAATTATAGGCTTCCAGAATCTGCCGTCAACCCCAATTTTCATAAATCTGTCATACAGGTCAAAAAAGGCCCGAAAACAAAAAGGCCGACCCAATGGGTCGGCCCTCTATTCCCTTCTACTTACAAGCTAGGGAATGCGAACTGCGACGCTTCATGGCTAGCACGCTGCGGCCAACGCTGAGTGATGGCCTTGCGACGGGTGTAGAAGCGCACGCCATCCGGGCCGTAAGCATGCAGGTCGCCAAACAGCGAACGCTTCCAGCCACCAAAGCTGTGATACGCCACCGGCACCGGCAACGGCACGTTGACGCCGACCATGCCGACTTCGATCTCATCGCAGAACAACCGCGCCGCTTCCCCATCACGGGTGAAGATGCAGGTGCCGTTGCCATACTCGTGATCATTGATCAATTGCATGGCTTCTTCCAGGCTGTTCACTCGAACCACGCACAGCACCGGCCCGAAGATCTCTTCTTTATAGATGCGCATTTCCGGGGTGACGTTATCGAACAGGCAGCCGCCCAGGAAGAAGCCTTCCTCGTGACCGGCCACGCTCAGACCACGGCCATCAACAACCAGTTTCGCGCCGGCTGCAACGCCGTCTTCAACATAACCGCTGACCTTGTCGCGCGCCTGACCTGTGACCAGAGGCCCCATGTCCAGACCGCAAGAAGTGCCGGCACCGATTTTCAATGCCTTGATTTGTGGTACCAGTTTGGCCACCAGCGCATCCGCCACCTGGTCGCCAACACAAACGGCTACCGAAATCGCCATGCAACGCTCGCCGCAGGAACCATAAGCGGCACCCATCAGTGCGCTGACGGCGTTGTCCAGATCCGCATCGGGCATCAGCACCGCGTGGTTCTTCGCCCCGCCCAGCGCCTGGACGCGCTTGCCGCGCTTGGTGCCTTCGGAATAGATGTATTCGGCAATCGGCGTCGAACCCACGAAGCTCAGCGCTTTGACTTCCGGCGCTTCGATCAGCGCGTCCACCGCAGTCTTGTCGCCGTGCACCACGCTCAGCACGCCTTTCGGTAGGCCGGCTTCCAGCAGCAACTGTGCGATCAGCAGCGTCGAGCTCGGATCACGCTCGGAAGGCTTGAGGATGAAGCAGTTGCCGCACACGATCGCCAGTGGATACATCCACAGCGGCACCATGGCCGGAAAGTTGAACGGGGTGATGCCGGCCACTACGCCCAGCGGCTGGAAGTCGGACCAGGCATCAATGTTCGGACCAACGTTACGGCTGTACTCGCCCTTGAGGATTTCCGGTGCCGCGCAAGCGAACTCGACGTTCTCGATGCCACGCTTCAGTTCACCGGCAGCATCTTCCAGGGTCTTGCCGTGTTCTTCGCTGATCAGTTGAGCGATGCGGGATTCGTTCTGCTCCAGCAGTTGCTTGAAGCGGAACATCACCTGGGCACGCTTGGCCGCCGGCGTGTTACGCCAGGCCGGGAACGCAGCCTTGGCAGCATCGATAGCGCTCTGGATGGTTTCGCGGGTCGCCAGTGGTAGCTTGTGGATGGCTTGCCCCGTGGACGGGTTGAACACATCAACCGCGCGACCGTTCTCGGTCACCAGTTCGCCATTGATCAAATGCGGAATAACGCTCATGGAAGCTCCTGAAAAGTTGTCCACAGGCGCGCTCCAATCGGCGCGCCCGTTGTGTGTATCTATATAGAAGGAGAAATCAGTCGATTTTGCTCAGCACTTCACCCACCGCGTCGAACAGACGATCAAGGTCTTGCGGCTTGCTGTTGAAGGTTGGGCCGAACTGCAGGGTGTCGCCGCCGAAACGCACGTAGAACCCGGCTTTCCAAAGCGCAATGCCTGCTTCGAACGGACGCACGATGGCGTCGCCGTCACGCGGAGCGATCTGGATCGCACCTGCCAGGCCGAAGTTGCGGATATCGATGATGTTTTTGGTGCCCTTCAGACCGTGCAACGCATTTTCGAAATGCGGTGCGACTTCGGCCACGCTCTGCACCAGGTTTTCCTTCTGCAACAGGTCCAGTGCTGCGAGGCCCGCGGCGCACGCCACCGGGTGTGCGGAATAGGTATAGCCGTGCGGGAATTCCACCGCGTATTCAGGGGTCGGCTGATTCATGAACGTCTGGTAGATCTCGGAACTGGCAATCACCGCGCCCATCGGGATCGCACCGTTGGTGACTTGCTTGGCAATGCACATCAGATCCGGGGTCACGCCAAAGGTGTCGGCACCAAACATGTTGCCGGTACGGCCGAAACCGGTGATCACTTCGTCGAACACCAACAGGATGCTGTGCTGATCGCAGATCTCGCGCAGACGCTTGAGGTAACCCTGTGGCGGAACCAGCACGCCAGCGGAGCCGGCCATTGGCTCGACGAATACCGCTGCGATGTTCGACGCGTCATGCAGTTCGATCAGCTTCAGCAGTTCGTCTGCCAAGGCGATACCACCCTGCTCCGGCATGCCACGGGAGAACGCATTGCTCGCCAGCAACGTGTGCGGCAAGTGATCGACGTCCATCATCGCCTGGCCGAACATTTTGCGGTTGCCGTTCACACCGCCGAGGCTGGTGCCGGCGATGTTCACGCCGTGATAGCCGCGGGCACGGCCAATCATCTTGGTCTTGGTCGACTGGCCCTTCAGGCGCCAGTAGGCACGGACCATCTTCACGGCGGTATCGGCGCACTCGGAACCCGAGTCGGTGAAGAACACGTGGTTCAGGTTACCCGGCGTCAGATCCGTGATTTTTTCTGCCAGCTGGAACGACAGCGGATGGCCGTACTGGAAGCCCGGCGAGTAATCGAGGGTACCCAGTTGCTTGGCGACTGCTTCCTGGATTTCCTTGCGGGTGTGCCCGGCGCCGCAGGTCCACAGACCGGACAGCGAGTCATAAACCTTGCGGCCCTTATCGTCGATCAGCCAGCTGCCTTCCGCGCCGACAATCAAACGCGGATCGCGCTGGAAGCTACGGTTGGCGGTGTATGGCATCCAGTGAGCATCGAGCTTGAGCTGGCTGGCCAGAGAAGTCGGGGCGTTTTCGGGCAAGTTCATGAGCGAAACCTCGCAAGGCAATAAGCGGCGTAGGGATTGAAAACCGTTGTTGCAGCTAAGTTGCCACGGCGATAAAGTCGGTGAAATGCAACTTTTGTAACCTTCAGTCTGCCATTCACTAAACATTCGAGTAGCCCGCATGAGCATTCGCCGTCCCGATCCACTGGCTCAAGTCAGCGACTTCGATATCCGCCTGTTGCGGATTTTTCGCAGTGTGGTCGAATGTGGCGGCTTTTCCGCGGCTGAAAGCGTGCTCGGCATCGGTCGTTCGGCCATTAGCCAGCAGATGAGCGACCTGGAACAGCGCCTCGGCCTGCGCCTGTGCCAACGCGGTCGCGCCGGCTTTTCCCTGACGGAGGAAGGGCGCGAGGTTTACCAATCGGCATTGCAGCTATTGAGTGCACTGGAAAGTTTCCGCACCGAGGTCAACGGCCTGCACCAGCACTTGCGCGGTGAATTGACCATCGGGTTGACCGACAACCTGGTCACCCTGCCCCACATGCGTATCACCCATGCGCTCGCGCAATTGAAAGAGCGCGGCCCGGACGTGCAAATCCAGATCCGCATGATCGCGCCCAACGAGGTGGAACAAGGTGTACTCGACGGTCGCCTGCACGTCGGCGTGGTGCCACAGGCGAGCGCACTGTCGGGACTGGAATATCAACCGCTCTACAGCGAACGTTCGTTGCTGTACTGCGCGGTTGGCCATCCGCTGTTCTATGTCGATGACAAACAATTGGATGATGAACGCCTGAACAGTCAGGACGCCATTGCGCCGACCTTTCGTTTGCCCGCGGAAATCCAGGCCCATTATCAGGCGCTCAACTGCACCGCCAGTGCCTCCGACCGCGAAGGCATGGCGTTCCTGATCCTGACCGGGCGCTACATCGGTTACTTGCCGGACCACTACGCCAGCCTTTGGGTGCAACAAGGCCGGTTACGCGCCCTGAAACCCAACGCGCGCTTTTATGACCTGAGCCTCGCCTCGGTCACGCGCAAGGGCCGTCGCCCTCATCTGGTGCTGGAAAGCTTCCTCGAAAGCCTGGCCGCCACGCGCTGAACAAACGCAAATCCTGCGACGGGACTTGTCTGAAGCCCATGGGTGCGCTATCAACGCACTGGATGCACCCACCCACTTGTCCGGAAGTGCCTATGACCTTTGAAGTCCCAGCCCACGGTGGAAAACCCGCCAGCCGCATTCGTCAGAAGAACGAAGAGACCATCATCAAAGCCGCCGAAGACGAGTTCGCCCGTCACGGGTTCAAAGGCACCAGCATGAACACCATCGCCCTGAATGCCGGGTTGCCAAAGGCGAACCTGCATTATTACTTCACCAACAAACTCGGTTTGTACGTGGCGGTGCTGAGTAACATCCTGCAATTGTGGGACAGCACCTTCAACACCTTGACCGCCGAGGACGATCCGGCTGAAGCCCTGACCCGCTACATCCGCGCCAAAATGGAATTCTCCCGGCGTCAACCGCAGGCGTCACGCATCTTCGCCATGGAAGTCATCAGCGGTGGCGAATGCCTGACCGAGTATTTCAACCAGGACTATCGCAGCTGGTTCCAGGGTCGGGCCGCCGTGTTTCAAGCGTGGATCGATGCTGGCAAAATGGACCCGGTCGATCCGGTGCACCTGATCTTCCTGCTGTGGGGCAGCACCCAGCATTACGCCGACTTCGCCACCCAGATTTGCCGTGTCAGCGGGCGCAGCAAGTTGACCAGGCAGGACATGGAAGACGCCGGCAACAACCTGATCCGTATCATCCTCAAGGGCTGTGGCCTGACTCCGACTATTTAAGACACCTATGCCTTTTACCCTCAGTGGTTTTTGCGAATACCGCGAAGAAATTCGCAAAAGCCGCTTCATTACCTTCGCCGCGCCGATCACCAGCCCCGCTGAAGCCCAGGCATTCATCGCACAACACAGCGACTTGAATGCCACGCACAACTGTTGGGCATGGAAAATCGGCGATCAATACCGCAGCACCGACGACGGCGAACCGGGCGGCACGGCTGGCCGACCGATTCTGGCCGCGATCGATGCTCAGGATTGCGACCAGGTCGTGGTACTGGTGATTCGTTGGTATGGCGGCATTCAACTCGGTACCGGCGGACTCGCCCGGGCGTACGGCGGCGGTGCGAACAAATGCCTGCAGCCAGCACCGAAGATCGAATTGATCACTCGGGTGCCATTGAGCTGTGCCTGTGGGTTTAGTGAGTTGGCCCTGGTGAAGCTGCGGGTGGCCGAACTCGGTGGTCTGGTGGTGGACGAAAACTTCACGGCCAATGGTGTGGAACTGCAGTTGGCGGTCGGTGCAAGTCAGATTGATACCCTGCAATCCCAGCTCGCCGACTTGAGTCGGGGACGCATTTTGTTGGAGCGTTGAGGCCTGCATTTTTTTGGGGCGCGCCGATTTTTCACTTATTCCATACTTGCCCACATCAGCTGTGCACCCGACTGTGGATAACCTGAGCACATACTGCTGTAACCCTTCTGTCATGCGGCTTTCAGGGCTTTGCTCACTTTTCGTCCAATTCGACATTGAAAACGCCAAATCCACGTAAAAACAATTAGTTAGAGCGGTTTATCACCTTTAGAAGATAGCCGTCGCGCGCTTATGCCCTCCCTTTGAGCTTGCGCACAAATACTGTGGAGCAATCTGTGGATAACCCGTTCATGGCCGCTGCCGCACCATGCCGGACATGGCTTACGCTCAACTGCTCATTTTTTGATCAAAGGCTGCCGAGCGAAAGCGGAGCCCGATCAAAGGCTTTGCCCTCAAGTGGTGCCGAATTCGGGAGGACTCCCAGCGGAGCCGCCTGCGCAACGCCTTGACGCATGGCGGTTTGACAATTTCCTGACCCAATGGCCAGAAAATTGCTTTATCCACAGGCACACGTCCATAGCACTGAGCCTGTCATGCCCAATCCCGTGCCACTCCCCCTTCAAGCGCCACGCTTGCAACTGCGCAGCATCAGCAAGCGCTACCCAGGCTGCCTGGCCAACGATGACATCGACCTGAGCATCGCCCCGGGCGAAATCCATGCCCTGCTCGGTGAAAACGGTGCGGGCAAAAGTACGCTCATGAAGATCATCTACGGCGTCGTCCACGCTGACGCGGGGGAGCTGATCTGGCAGGGACAACGCGTGACCATGCGCAACCCGGCTCAGGCGCGCAACCTCGGAATCGGCATGGTGTTCCAGCATTTCTCGTTGTTCGAAACCCTGAGCGTGGCGCAGAACATCGCGTTGGCCATGGGCGCAGCGGCGGGCACGCCGAAACAACTTGAACCGAAGATCCGTGAAGTCTCACAGCGTTATGGCATGGCGCTGGAACCGGAACGACTTGTCCACAGCCTCTCCATCGGCGAACGGCAACGGGTGGAAATCATTCGCTGCCTGATGCAGGACATCCGCCTGCTGATCCTCGACGAACCGACTTCGGTGCTGACCCCGCAGGAGGCCGACGATTTGTTCATCACCCTGCGCAGGCTCGCCGCCGAGGGCTGCAGCATTCTGTTTATCAGCCACAAGCTCGGCGAAGTCCGCGCCCTGTGCCACAGCGCAACAGTACTGCGAGGCGGCCGGGTGGCTGGGCAATGCGTGCCTGCCGAATGTTCAGACTCGCAATTGGCGCGACTGATGGTGGGCGAGGCCGCAGAACTGATCACCGATTATCCAAAGGTGCGCGGCGCTCAGGCCTTCTTGAAGGTCAAAGACTTGTCCTGGCATAACCCCGACCCGTTTGGCTGTTCACTGAAAAACATCAACCTTGAGGTGCGCAGCGGCGAAATCTTCGGCATCGCCGGGGTGGCCGGCAATGGCCAGGACGAATTGCTGGCCTTGCTCAGCGGTGAAGAACGGCTGACCCGCGACGAGGGCACAACGATCTGCTTTGGCAGCGAAGCGGTGGCCCATTTGCGCCCCGACGCGCGTCGCCTGCGCGGCCAGGCGTTCGTCCCCGCCGAACGCCTGGGCCACGGCGCCGTGCCGGAACTGAGCCTGGCGGATAACGCCCTGCTCACGGCATTTCAACAAGGGCTGGTCAGTCACGGCCTGGTGCAGCGCGGCAAAGTCGAAGCGCTGGCCGAAGAGATCATCCGTCGCTTCGGGGTCAAGACACCGGACAGCCAAACCCCGGCCCGCAGCCTGTCGGGCGGTAACCTGCAGAAGTTCATCCTCGGCCGGGAGATCCTCCAGCAACCGAAGCTGCTGGTGGCCGCCCACCCGACCTGGGGCGTGGATGTCGGCGCCGCCGCCACCATTCACCGGGCGCTGATTGCCTTGCGCGATGCCGGCGCGGCGATCCTGGTGATCTCCGAAGACCTCGACGAGTTGTTCCAGATCAGCGACCGCCTCGCCGCCTTGTGCGGCGGACGATTGTCGCCACTGCGCGCCACGGTCGACACCCGCCTGATCGATGTCGGCGGCTGGATGGCCGGCCGCTTCGACGCCCCTCAATCACCTGTATCCGCAACGCTTTAACGGAGTGTCACATGCTGCTTTCTCTTGAACCCCGTGGCCAGCAATCGCGCCTGATGTTGTGGTGTTCGCCGATGCTCGCGGCGGTCCTGACGCTGAGCTGTGGCTCGCTGCTGTTCATCGCACTGGGGCATGACCCGCTGCTGACGCTGCACACCTTGCTGATCGCACCGGTCAGCGACTGGTATGGCGTATCCGAATTGCTGGTCAAGGCCTTGCCCATTCTGCTCTGCGCACTGGGCCTGGCGGTGGCCTATCAGGCGCGGATCTGGAACATCGGCGCCGAAGGTCAACTGTTGCTCGGTGCACTGGCCGGCAGTGCGCTGGCGGTAAACATCATCGATATGCAAAGCCGTTGGGCGCTGGTACTGATCCTGCTCACCGGCACCTTCGCTGGCGCGGCATGGGCCGGTCTGACCGCATGGTTGCGCACGCGCTTCAATGCCAATGAAATCCTCACCAGCATCATGCTCAATTACATCGCCCTGAACCTCTTGCTGTATTGCGTTCATGGCCCGCTGAAAGACCCGGAAGGCTTCAACTTTCCGCAGTCGGCGATGTTCGGCGATGCCAGTCGCTTGCCGTTGCTGACAGAGGATGGTCGAGTGCATGCCGGGGTGTATTTC
Proteins encoded in this window:
- a CDS encoding ABC transporter permease, whose translation is MLLSLEPRGQQSRLMLWCSPMLAAVLTLSCGSLLFIALGHDPLLTLHTLLIAPVSDWYGVSELLVKALPILLCALGLAVAYQARIWNIGAEGQLLLGALAGSALAVNIIDMQSRWALVLILLTGTFAGAAWAGLTAWLRTRFNANEILTSIMLNYIALNLLLYCVHGPLKDPEGFNFPQSAMFGDASRLPLLTEDGRVHAGVYFALLALVAVWVLLQKSFVGFQIKVLGLDKRAAGFVGFREKRLIWLALLISGGLAGLAGVCEVTGPIGQLVPQVSPGYGYAAITVAFLGRLNPVGILFSSLLMALLYIGGESAQMSLNLPQAITQLFQGMMLFFLLASDVLILYRPRLNLRWTRRAPTTAVHAGAL
- a CDS encoding TetR/AcrR family transcriptional regulator, whose amino-acid sequence is MTFEVPAHGGKPASRIRQKNEETIIKAAEDEFARHGFKGTSMNTIALNAGLPKANLHYYFTNKLGLYVAVLSNILQLWDSTFNTLTAEDDPAEALTRYIRAKMEFSRRQPQASRIFAMEVISGGECLTEYFNQDYRSWFQGRAAVFQAWIDAGKMDPVDPVHLIFLLWGSTQHYADFATQICRVSGRSKLTRQDMEDAGNNLIRIILKGCGLTPTI
- a CDS encoding aspartate aminotransferase family protein, translating into MNLPENAPTSLASQLKLDAHWMPYTANRSFQRDPRLIVGAEGSWLIDDKGRKVYDSLSGLWTCGAGHTRKEIQEAVAKQLGTLDYSPGFQYGHPLSFQLAEKITDLTPGNLNHVFFTDSGSECADTAVKMVRAYWRLKGQSTKTKMIGRARGYHGVNIAGTSLGGVNGNRKMFGQAMMDVDHLPHTLLASNAFSRGMPEQGGIALADELLKLIELHDASNIAAVFVEPMAGSAGVLVPPQGYLKRLREICDQHSILLVFDEVITGFGRTGNMFGADTFGVTPDLMCIAKQVTNGAIPMGAVIASSEIYQTFMNQPTPEYAVEFPHGYTYSAHPVACAAGLAALDLLQKENLVQSVAEVAPHFENALHGLKGTKNIIDIRNFGLAGAIQIAPRDGDAIVRPFEAGIALWKAGFYVRFGGDTLQFGPTFNSKPQDLDRLFDAVGEVLSKID
- a CDS encoding LysR family transcriptional regulator; its protein translation is MSIRRPDPLAQVSDFDIRLLRIFRSVVECGGFSAAESVLGIGRSAISQQMSDLEQRLGLRLCQRGRAGFSLTEEGREVYQSALQLLSALESFRTEVNGLHQHLRGELTIGLTDNLVTLPHMRITHALAQLKERGPDVQIQIRMIAPNEVEQGVLDGRLHVGVVPQASALSGLEYQPLYSERSLLYCAVGHPLFYVDDKQLDDERLNSQDAIAPTFRLPAEIQAHYQALNCTASASDREGMAFLILTGRYIGYLPDHYASLWVQQGRLRALKPNARFYDLSLASVTRKGRRPHLVLESFLESLAATR
- a CDS encoding CoA-acylating methylmalonate-semialdehyde dehydrogenase, whose translation is MSVIPHLINGELVTENGRAVDVFNPSTGQAIHKLPLATRETIQSAIDAAKAAFPAWRNTPAAKRAQVMFRFKQLLEQNESRIAQLISEEHGKTLEDAAGELKRGIENVEFACAAPEILKGEYSRNVGPNIDAWSDFQPLGVVAGITPFNFPAMVPLWMYPLAIVCGNCFILKPSERDPSSTLLIAQLLLEAGLPKGVLSVVHGDKTAVDALIEAPEVKALSFVGSTPIAEYIYSEGTKRGKRVQALGGAKNHAVLMPDADLDNAVSALMGAAYGSCGERCMAISVAVCVGDQVADALVAKLVPQIKALKIGAGTSCGLDMGPLVTGQARDKVSGYVEDGVAAGAKLVVDGRGLSVAGHEEGFFLGGCLFDNVTPEMRIYKEEIFGPVLCVVRVNSLEEAMQLINDHEYGNGTCIFTRDGEAARLFCDEIEVGMVGVNVPLPVPVAYHSFGGWKRSLFGDLHAYGPDGVRFYTRRKAITQRWPQRASHEASQFAFPSL
- a CDS encoding ABC transporter ATP-binding protein, translated to MPNPVPLPLQAPRLQLRSISKRYPGCLANDDIDLSIAPGEIHALLGENGAGKSTLMKIIYGVVHADAGELIWQGQRVTMRNPAQARNLGIGMVFQHFSLFETLSVAQNIALAMGAAAGTPKQLEPKIREVSQRYGMALEPERLVHSLSIGERQRVEIIRCLMQDIRLLILDEPTSVLTPQEADDLFITLRRLAAEGCSILFISHKLGEVRALCHSATVLRGGRVAGQCVPAECSDSQLARLMVGEAAELITDYPKVRGAQAFLKVKDLSWHNPDPFGCSLKNINLEVRSGEIFGIAGVAGNGQDELLALLSGEERLTRDEGTTICFGSEAVAHLRPDARRLRGQAFVPAERLGHGAVPELSLADNALLTAFQQGLVSHGLVQRGKVEALAEEIIRRFGVKTPDSQTPARSLSGGNLQKFILGREILQQPKLLVAAHPTWGVDVGAAATIHRALIALRDAGAAILVISEDLDELFQISDRLAALCGGRLSPLRATVDTRLIDVGGWMAGRFDAPQSPVSATL
- a CDS encoding IMPACT family protein — translated: MPFTLSGFCEYREEIRKSRFITFAAPITSPAEAQAFIAQHSDLNATHNCWAWKIGDQYRSTDDGEPGGTAGRPILAAIDAQDCDQVVVLVIRWYGGIQLGTGGLARAYGGGANKCLQPAPKIELITRVPLSCACGFSELALVKLRVAELGGLVVDENFTANGVELQLAVGASQIDTLQSQLADLSRGRILLER